A stretch of Candidatus Sulfotelmatobacter sp. DNA encodes these proteins:
- a CDS encoding SDR family NAD(P)-dependent oxidoreductase has product MNISRQPALVTGGASGLGAATARLLAARGAKVTVLDVAFDRAQEVAREIGGVAAKCDVASPTEVAAALDLAQTHHGPVRILVNCAGIGTARRMIGRDGPMPLEDFERVIRVNLIGTFNVTRLASAAMSTLEPLADGERGVVVSTASVAAFDGQIGQAAYSASKGGIAALTLPLARELAQFGIRVMTIAPGLFQTPLLGQLPPDVQTSLGASIPFPKRLGTAEEFAQLVLACCENSYLNGETIRLDGALRLPPR; this is encoded by the coding sequence ATGAACATTTCTCGGCAACCGGCTCTCGTTACTGGCGGCGCATCGGGTCTGGGCGCCGCAACGGCGCGGCTCTTGGCCGCGCGCGGCGCGAAGGTGACCGTGCTCGACGTCGCGTTCGACCGCGCGCAGGAGGTCGCCCGCGAGATCGGCGGCGTCGCCGCGAAGTGCGACGTGGCCAGCCCGACCGAGGTCGCAGCCGCACTGGATCTAGCTCAGACGCACCACGGGCCGGTCCGCATCCTCGTCAATTGTGCCGGAATCGGCACCGCCCGGCGGATGATCGGACGCGACGGACCGATGCCACTCGAGGACTTCGAACGCGTCATCCGGGTCAACTTGATCGGCACGTTCAACGTGACCCGGCTGGCGAGCGCGGCGATGAGCACGCTCGAGCCGCTGGCCGACGGCGAACGCGGCGTCGTCGTCTCGACCGCGTCGGTCGCGGCGTTCGACGGTCAGATCGGACAAGCCGCGTATTCCGCTTCCAAGGGCGGCATCGCGGCGCTGACGCTCCCGCTGGCGCGCGAGCTGGCGCAGTTCGGGATTCGCGTGATGACGATCGCGCCGGGCTTGTTCCAGACGCCGCTGCTCGGGCAGCTGCCGCCCGACGTCCAGACGTCGCTGGGCGCGTCGATCCCGTTTCCCAAGCGACTGGGAACCGCCGAGGAGTTCGCGCAGCTCGTGCTCGCGTGCTGCGAGAACTCCTATCTCAACGGCGAAACGATTCGACTGGACGGCGCGCTGCGTTTGCCGCCGCGCTAG
- the argC gene encoding N-acetyl-gamma-glutamyl-phosphate reductase produces the protein MITAHVVGASGYAAAELIRLIDRHPSVALGVLESRSSPGVAVADVFPWLPHVHVAFEESGTVLARVREDDVVFIAAGREQARELAPQLLAKAARVIDLSDAFRLEAHAGEAVFGFPERYRDQIAGARLIANPGCYVTASLLALVPLGPLADRIAGVVIDAKSGITGAGRTPAVASMFAEVYGDVRAYGLDGHRHGPEIVQEARAVGIGAPIVFSPHVVPLPRGILADVYLVPRAPIERDEVLALYHRFYAANPFVTVFHDLRAPYLPALEGTNDAHIAVAQREGVVQVLSALDNLGKGAAGQAVQNMNIMLGHPEELGLDARTHAN, from the coding sequence ATGATCACCGCCCACGTCGTCGGTGCCAGCGGCTACGCCGCCGCCGAGCTGATCCGCCTGATCGACCGGCACCCGTCCGTCGCGCTGGGCGTGCTGGAGAGCCGTTCCAGCCCCGGCGTCGCCGTGGCCGACGTGTTCCCGTGGCTGCCGCACGTGCACGTCGCGTTCGAGGAGAGCGGGACGGTGCTGGCCCGCGTGCGCGAGGACGACGTCGTCTTCATCGCCGCCGGACGCGAGCAGGCGCGCGAGCTGGCGCCGCAACTGCTGGCCAAGGCCGCGCGCGTCATCGATCTCTCCGACGCCTTCCGGCTCGAGGCACACGCCGGCGAGGCCGTCTTCGGTTTCCCCGAGCGGTACCGCGACCAGATCGCCGGCGCGCGACTGATCGCCAACCCCGGCTGCTACGTCACGGCCTCGCTGTTGGCGCTGGTTCCGTTGGGTCCGCTCGCCGACCGCATCGCCGGCGTCGTCATCGACGCCAAGAGCGGCATCACCGGCGCCGGCCGCACGCCCGCGGTCGCGTCGATGTTCGCCGAAGTCTACGGCGACGTGCGCGCCTACGGCCTGGACGGCCATCGCCACGGCCCCGAGATCGTGCAGGAAGCGCGCGCGGTCGGCATCGGCGCGCCGATCGTTTTCTCACCGCACGTGGTGCCGCTGCCGCGCGGCATCCTGGCCGACGTCTACCTCGTGCCCCGCGCCCCGATCGAGCGCGACGAGGTGTTGGCGCTCTATCACCGCTTCTACGCCGCCAACCCGTTCGTGACGGTGTTCCACGACCTTCGCGCGCCGTATCTGCCGGCGCTCGAAGGAACCAACGACGCGCACATCGCGGTCGCGCAGCGCGAAGGGGTCGTCCAGGTGCTCTCGGCGCTCGACAACCTGGGCAAAGGCGCGGCGGGGCAAGCCGTGCAGAACATGAACATCATGCTCGGTCATCCGGAGGAGCTCGGCCTCGATGCTCGCACCCACGCCAACTGA
- a CDS encoding thiolase family protein: MREAVIVEALRTPIGRRGGNLAAWHPVDLLAFVLQRVVYQAGVDPARIDDVIAGCVSQVGEQSVNVARNAVLAAGFPDSVPGTTIDRQCGSSQQAVHFAAQGVMSGTYDLAIACGVEVMSRVPLGSSTEGPGHPYGPGIARRYEGGLVHQGISAELVAQRWGFSRGELDAYSLESHRRAARAQDEGRFAREIVPVPLEDGRTLAADEGIRRDTDLAKLGALRAAFRPDGGVVTAGNASQISDGAAAILIAGADTAAALGLPVRARLRAFAVCGDDPIAMLTATIPATRQILGRTGLHVEDVDLFEVSEAFASPVLAWQRELSIPLERTNVNGGAIALGHPVGASGARLMTTLLHELERTGGRFGLQTMCEGGGMANATLLERAA, from the coding sequence ATGCGTGAAGCGGTGATCGTCGAAGCGCTGCGGACTCCGATCGGTCGACGCGGCGGAAATCTTGCCGCGTGGCACCCGGTCGACCTGCTGGCGTTCGTCTTGCAACGAGTGGTATACCAAGCCGGCGTGGACCCCGCGCGGATCGACGACGTGATCGCCGGCTGCGTCAGCCAGGTCGGCGAGCAGAGCGTCAACGTCGCGCGCAATGCCGTGCTGGCGGCGGGTTTCCCGGACTCGGTCCCCGGCACGACGATCGACCGGCAGTGCGGTTCGAGCCAGCAGGCCGTGCACTTCGCCGCGCAGGGCGTGATGAGCGGGACCTACGACCTCGCGATCGCCTGCGGCGTCGAGGTGATGAGTCGCGTGCCCCTGGGCAGCTCCACGGAAGGGCCGGGGCACCCGTATGGCCCGGGGATCGCGCGCCGCTACGAGGGCGGTCTGGTCCACCAGGGGATCAGCGCCGAGCTGGTCGCGCAGCGGTGGGGGTTCAGCCGCGGGGAGCTGGACGCGTACAGCCTGGAGAGCCACCGGCGCGCCGCTCGCGCGCAGGACGAAGGGCGCTTCGCGCGCGAGATCGTCCCGGTGCCGCTCGAGGACGGGCGGACCCTCGCCGCCGACGAGGGCATCCGGCGCGACACGGATCTGGCGAAGCTCGGCGCGCTTCGGGCCGCGTTCCGCCCCGACGGCGGCGTCGTGACCGCCGGCAACGCCTCGCAGATCAGCGACGGCGCGGCGGCGATCCTGATCGCCGGCGCGGACACCGCTGCGGCCTTGGGTTTGCCGGTGCGCGCCCGCTTGCGCGCGTTCGCGGTCTGCGGCGACGACCCGATCGCGATGCTGACGGCGACGATCCCGGCCACCCGGCAGATCCTCGGGCGGACCGGCTTGCACGTCGAGGACGTCGATCTCTTCGAGGTCAGCGAGGCGTTCGCGAGCCCGGTGCTGGCGTGGCAGCGCGAGCTGAGCATTCCGCTCGAACGGACCAACGTCAACGGCGGCGCGATCGCGCTCGGCCATCCGGTCGGTGCGTCCGGCGCGCGGCTGATGACCACGCTGCTGCACGAGTTGGAGCGGACCGGCGGCCGCTTCGGGCTGCAGACGATGTGCGAGGGGGGCGGCATGGCCAACGCCACCCTGCTCGAGCGCGCCGCATAG
- the argJ gene encoding bifunctional glutamate N-acetyltransferase/amino-acid acetyltransferase ArgJ gives MLAPTPTDGATENIRLVKVRGGLGAVPGVRMAGVHAGIKKRKTDLALIALPGPHVCAQVITTNEIKAAPLLATSANLEADGDQIAAIVANAGCANACTGERGLRDAQTTARHAATLLGVRPTQIVVASTGVIGVTLPMDRLAKGLDRAVKQLETGPEAANEAAEAIMTTDHVPKLAGYAWHENGRRYAIGGIAKGSGMIAPNMATMLAFLVTDAEVSRDGLTEALREAADGTFNMISVDGDMSTNDAVYCCAKPGTEPASPGLRTALTALCRDLAVAMVRDGEGATKLLTFRVTGARDEKQARTIARAVVNSSLVKTALYGEDPNWGRVIAAAGSVGAGMDPTTWSLYLGGHTWVERGAIEAMSEAEAHAVLEDSSVDVRLDLGIGDATATGWGCDLTGDYVRINAHYRT, from the coding sequence ATGCTCGCACCCACGCCAACTGACGGCGCGACGGAAAACATTCGCCTGGTCAAAGTCCGCGGCGGCCTGGGCGCGGTCCCCGGCGTGCGGATGGCCGGCGTGCACGCCGGGATCAAGAAACGCAAGACGGACCTGGCGCTGATCGCGCTGCCGGGGCCGCACGTGTGCGCGCAAGTGATCACGACCAACGAGATCAAGGCGGCGCCGCTGCTCGCGACCAGCGCGAACCTGGAGGCCGACGGCGACCAGATCGCGGCGATCGTCGCCAACGCCGGCTGCGCCAACGCGTGCACCGGCGAGCGCGGCTTGCGCGACGCGCAGACGACGGCGCGCCACGCGGCGACGCTGCTGGGCGTGCGCCCGACCCAGATCGTCGTCGCCTCGACCGGCGTCATCGGCGTCACGCTGCCGATGGACCGGCTCGCGAAGGGGCTCGACCGCGCGGTCAAGCAGCTCGAAACCGGTCCCGAAGCGGCCAACGAAGCGGCCGAGGCGATCATGACGACCGACCACGTCCCCAAGCTCGCCGGCTACGCCTGGCACGAGAACGGGCGGCGCTACGCGATCGGCGGCATCGCCAAAGGCTCGGGGATGATCGCCCCCAACATGGCGACGATGTTGGCGTTCCTGGTCACCGACGCCGAAGTCTCGCGCGACGGGCTGACCGAAGCGCTGCGCGAGGCGGCCGACGGCACGTTCAACATGATCTCGGTCGACGGCGACATGTCGACCAACGACGCGGTGTACTGCTGTGCGAAGCCCGGCACCGAACCGGCGTCGCCGGGGCTGCGCACCGCGCTGACGGCGCTCTGCCGCGACCTGGCGGTCGCGATGGTGCGCGACGGCGAAGGCGCGACCAAGCTGCTGACGTTCCGCGTCACCGGCGCACGCGACGAGAAGCAGGCGCGCACGATCGCGCGCGCGGTCGTCAACTCGAGCCTGGTCAAGACGGCGCTCTACGGCGAGGATCCGAACTGGGGCCGCGTCATCGCGGCCGCCGGCAGCGTCGGCGCGGGGATGGACCCCACCACCTGGTCGCTCTACCTGGGCGGCCACACCTGGGTCGAGCGCGGCGCGATCGAAGCGATGAGCGAAGCCGAAGCCCACGCCGTGCTCGAGGACTCGTCGGTCGACGTACGGCTCGACCTCGGCATCGGCGACGCCACCGCGACCGGCTGGGGCTGCGACCTGACCGGCGACTACGTCCGCATCAACGCCCACTACCGGACTTGA
- a CDS encoding HAMP domain-containing methyl-accepting chemotaxis protein, with protein sequence MRARFPVGAKIALASLIAIVLMVVVAVVTQRGIVAMVAATARAQALEAVATDIRNVVTAGLAEQSAVRALIATGDAQYIDQVAAEQRDLRAKLAVLHDSDHTSAVPDTSLEQIDVFEQQIEDGIAGLDKTYAQRVASIRAGRRQEAVDGLRHAKATFSEVRGEAEKLYAYVAGGAATANAEAVADERAVMWTLILSTLGAVLAFGLGAFIVGRSVAVRLGRVTGALGRVANDDVERLVRAFDALAGGDLTVRYATERRPIENTSSDEIGILFGSYGDLVAGLQAISHAFDAMVEGLQHVVHRIAIVSTEVATESDAVAASTSESASAGRQILTAVRDATAASAGHAEQLSEAHVQTAGLADGAAAIAAASRRQAQAAADGARGVTSLDAEIAAFDALGSQLAAAAADARAQAEHGDAAVERAVSAMTAIGTLSAEAAEVVDALEQRSTTILQVVSLIEELADQTNLLALNAAIEAARAGEHGRGFAVVASEVRALAERSRGATREIEASLAATRSDAARAAGAMREAAAATASGTDLARSAADALGGIRRAIDGTAAVAGDVAVRAGHMRRTSGELANRIAALDDDAQRNAAHADEQQRTSGHIASFLTAIASEASRSLAAMEQISAATEQIVSELAHVDGSTRATRERARSLEQLLEGFKTPESQGARPALRGPARLVVMDGGHAA encoded by the coding sequence GTGCGCGCGCGCTTTCCCGTCGGTGCCAAGATCGCCCTGGCCTCGCTGATCGCCATCGTCCTGATGGTCGTGGTGGCGGTCGTCACCCAGCGAGGCATCGTGGCGATGGTCGCGGCGACGGCGCGCGCGCAGGCGCTCGAAGCCGTCGCGACCGACATCCGTAACGTCGTGACGGCGGGCCTGGCCGAACAGAGCGCCGTCCGTGCGCTGATCGCCACGGGTGACGCGCAGTACATCGACCAAGTCGCTGCCGAGCAGCGCGACCTGCGGGCGAAGCTGGCCGTGCTGCACGACAGCGACCATACGAGCGCGGTGCCAGATACCAGCCTCGAGCAGATCGACGTCTTCGAGCAGCAAATCGAAGACGGCATCGCCGGTCTGGACAAGACCTACGCACAGCGCGTCGCGTCGATTCGCGCGGGTCGCCGGCAGGAAGCCGTCGACGGCCTGCGCCACGCCAAGGCGACGTTCAGCGAGGTCCGGGGCGAAGCCGAGAAGCTCTACGCCTACGTCGCCGGTGGGGCCGCCACGGCCAACGCCGAGGCCGTCGCCGACGAACGTGCCGTCATGTGGACGCTCATCCTGAGCACGCTGGGGGCGGTGCTGGCGTTCGGGCTGGGCGCGTTCATCGTCGGCCGTTCCGTGGCGGTGCGCTTGGGCCGGGTGACCGGCGCGCTCGGACGCGTCGCCAATGACGACGTCGAGCGGCTGGTGCGCGCCTTCGACGCGCTGGCCGGCGGCGATCTCACCGTCCGGTACGCGACCGAACGGCGGCCGATCGAGAACACCTCCTCCGACGAGATCGGGATCCTGTTCGGCAGCTACGGCGACCTCGTCGCCGGCTTGCAAGCGATCTCGCACGCCTTCGACGCGATGGTCGAAGGACTGCAGCACGTCGTGCACCGGATCGCGATCGTCTCGACCGAGGTCGCGACCGAGAGCGACGCGGTGGCGGCCAGCACGAGTGAATCGGCCAGCGCCGGCCGGCAGATCTTGACCGCGGTGCGCGACGCGACGGCCGCCTCGGCCGGACACGCCGAGCAGCTCAGCGAGGCGCACGTGCAGACCGCCGGCCTCGCCGACGGCGCGGCCGCGATCGCCGCCGCGTCGCGCCGCCAGGCCCAAGCGGCCGCCGACGGTGCCCGCGGCGTCACCTCGCTGGACGCCGAGATCGCCGCCTTCGACGCCCTCGGCTCGCAGCTGGCCGCCGCCGCGGCCGACGCGCGAGCGCAAGCCGAGCACGGCGATGCCGCGGTCGAGCGCGCCGTCTCCGCCATGACCGCGATCGGAACGCTGAGCGCCGAAGCCGCCGAGGTCGTCGACGCGCTCGAGCAGCGTTCGACGACCATCCTGCAGGTCGTCTCGCTGATCGAGGAGCTGGCCGATCAAACGAACCTGCTCGCGCTCAACGCCGCGATCGAAGCGGCCCGCGCCGGCGAACACGGCCGCGGCTTCGCCGTCGTCGCATCGGAAGTGCGTGCGCTCGCCGAGCGTTCGCGCGGCGCGACCCGCGAGATCGAGGCCAGCTTGGCCGCGACCCGCAGCGACGCCGCCCGTGCGGCCGGCGCGATGCGCGAAGCCGCCGCCGCGACCGCCAGCGGCACCGATCTCGCCCGCAGCGCGGCCGACGCGCTGGGCGGCATTCGGCGGGCGATCGACGGGACCGCGGCGGTGGCCGGCGACGTCGCCGTGCGCGCGGGGCACATGCGCCGCACCTCGGGCGAGTTGGCGAACCGGATCGCGGCACTCGACGACGACGCGCAACGCAACGCCGCGCATGCCGACGAGCAGCAGCGGACCAGCGGTCACATCGCGAGCTTCTTGACGGCGATCGCGAGCGAGGCGAGCCGCTCGCTGGCGGCGATGGAGCAGATCAGCGCGGCGACCGAGCAGATCGTCAGCGAGCTCGCGCACGTCGACGGCTCGACCCGCGCGACGCGCGAGCGCGCCCGCTCGCTGGAGCAATTGCTCGAAGGCTTCAAGACGCCGGAATCGCAGGGCGCGCGGCCCGCGCTGCGCGGGCCCGCGCGGCTGGTCGTGATGGACGGCGGGCACGCGGCCTGA
- a CDS encoding amidase yields MDELCFLPATELARRLRAKELSARELMRAHLAQIERENPRLNAIVTLDAEGALAAAQRADDALARGAQPGPLHGLPVAHKDTVLTRGMRTTFGSPILADFVPDVDALLVQRQRAAGAIAVGKTNVPEFAAGSQTFNPVFGATRNPYDLGKTCGGSSGGAAVALATGMVALADGSDLGGSLRNPANFCNVVGLRPSLGRVPQWPAENGWLPIAVSGPMGRTVGDVALLLSVLAGPDARDPFALDDDPRTFRDPLDLDVRGTRVAWSPTLGGLPVEPAVRVVLDAQRAVFDRLGCVLDAAEPDLSAADEVFFVLRALLFAGLRPLIAGHESLVKETVRWNVDAGLALTGAQVAAADVARTKVFAQMHAFFERYDVLAAPVNQVSPFPIDVPYPTEIDGVQMETYVDWMRSCSRITVTGHPAISVPAGFTAEGLPVGIQLIGRHRGEAALLRVAAAFEAATRVGERRPALAL; encoded by the coding sequence GTGGACGAACTCTGCTTCCTCCCGGCCACCGAGCTGGCGCGCCGGCTGCGCGCGAAAGAGCTTTCGGCGCGCGAGCTGATGCGGGCACATCTCGCGCAGATCGAGCGCGAGAACCCACGCCTCAACGCGATCGTCACGCTCGACGCCGAGGGCGCGCTGGCCGCGGCGCAACGCGCCGACGACGCGCTGGCGCGTGGCGCCCAGCCGGGGCCCTTGCACGGCTTGCCGGTCGCGCACAAGGACACCGTGCTCACGCGCGGGATGCGCACGACCTTCGGCTCGCCGATCTTGGCAGACTTCGTCCCCGACGTCGACGCGCTGCTGGTGCAGCGCCAACGCGCCGCCGGCGCGATCGCGGTGGGCAAGACCAACGTGCCGGAGTTCGCCGCCGGCTCGCAGACGTTCAACCCGGTGTTCGGCGCGACGCGCAACCCGTACGACCTCGGCAAGACGTGCGGTGGAAGCAGCGGCGGTGCCGCGGTCGCGCTGGCGACCGGCATGGTCGCGCTGGCCGACGGCAGTGACCTGGGCGGCTCGCTGCGCAATCCGGCCAACTTCTGCAACGTCGTCGGCCTGCGGCCGTCGCTCGGGCGCGTCCCGCAGTGGCCGGCCGAGAACGGCTGGCTGCCGATCGCGGTGTCGGGGCCGATGGGACGCACCGTCGGCGACGTCGCGCTGCTGCTCAGCGTGCTGGCCGGACCCGACGCGCGCGATCCGTTCGCGCTCGACGACGATCCGCGCACGTTTCGCGACCCGCTCGACCTCGACGTGCGCGGAACGCGCGTCGCGTGGAGTCCGACGCTGGGCGGATTGCCGGTCGAGCCGGCGGTTCGCGTCGTGCTCGACGCGCAACGGGCGGTCTTCGATCGATTGGGCTGCGTCCTCGACGCGGCGGAGCCCGATCTGTCGGCCGCCGACGAGGTGTTCTTCGTGCTCCGCGCGCTCCTGTTCGCCGGCTTGCGGCCGCTGATCGCCGGTCACGAGTCGCTGGTGAAGGAAACCGTGCGCTGGAACGTCGACGCCGGCTTGGCGCTGACCGGCGCGCAGGTCGCGGCGGCCGACGTCGCGCGGACCAAGGTGTTCGCGCAGATGCACGCGTTCTTCGAGCGCTACGACGTGCTGGCCGCGCCGGTCAACCAGGTCTCGCCGTTTCCGATCGACGTCCCGTATCCGACCGAGATCGACGGCGTGCAGATGGAGACGTACGTCGACTGGATGCGTTCGTGCTCGCGCATCACCGTCACCGGCCACCCGGCGATCTCGGTTCCGGCCGGCTTCACCGCCGAGGGATTGCCGGTCGGCATCCAACTGATCGGCCGGCACCGCGGCGAGGCCGCGCTCCTGCGGGTGGCGGCCGCCTTCGAGGCCGCTACCCGGGTCGGCGAGCGGCGTCCGGCCTTGGCCTTGTAG
- a CDS encoding aspartate aminotransferase family protein produces the protein MTRHPHLMANYGRLELNIVRGEGCWLFDESGNAYLDMVAGIAVCALGHAHPRIARAIAEQAATLVHVSNLVHHEPAGTLADRLAELSGFDTVFFCNSGAEANEAAIKLARKHAYRSGRPNRNVVLAARGAFHGRTFGALAATDNPRYHEGFQPLPRGFAHVPFNDIAALDAAIDETTACFLVEPVQGESGVVPATREYLQAARRLCDERGALLIFDEVQCGMGRLGRLFAHQLYEVTPDAFTLAKSLANGLPIGALIVRGPAATSLQPGDHGTTFGGSCVPAAAALEHLAIRDVLDLDAHVVAVGALLRDELAAIANDFPAVFEPPRGIGLMLGLPVREPHAAGAFVTAALDQNLFINAAGRNTLRFVPPLIITTDEVRDAIQRLRATITAVLSRP, from the coding sequence GTGACGCGGCATCCGCATTTGATGGCGAACTATGGCCGGCTCGAGCTGAACATCGTGCGCGGCGAGGGGTGCTGGCTGTTCGACGAGTCGGGCAACGCCTACCTCGACATGGTGGCGGGGATCGCCGTGTGCGCGCTCGGCCACGCGCACCCGCGCATCGCGCGCGCGATCGCCGAACAGGCCGCGACGCTGGTGCACGTCTCCAACCTCGTCCACCACGAGCCGGCCGGGACGCTGGCGGATCGGCTCGCCGAGCTGTCGGGTTTCGACACGGTCTTCTTCTGCAACAGCGGCGCCGAGGCGAACGAAGCCGCGATCAAGCTGGCCCGCAAGCACGCGTATCGGAGCGGCCGGCCGAACCGCAACGTCGTCTTGGCCGCGCGCGGCGCGTTCCACGGCCGCACGTTCGGCGCGCTGGCCGCGACGGACAACCCGAGGTACCACGAAGGCTTCCAGCCGCTGCCGCGCGGCTTCGCGCACGTTCCGTTCAACGACATCGCGGCACTCGACGCGGCGATCGACGAGACGACGGCGTGTTTCTTGGTCGAACCGGTGCAAGGCGAGAGCGGCGTCGTGCCCGCGACGCGCGAGTATCTCCAAGCGGCGCGGCGCTTGTGCGACGAGCGCGGCGCGCTGTTGATCTTCGACGAGGTGCAATGCGGGATGGGCCGGCTCGGCCGCTTGTTCGCGCACCAGCTCTACGAGGTCACGCCCGACGCGTTCACGCTGGCGAAGTCGCTCGCCAACGGCCTGCCGATCGGCGCGCTGATCGTGCGCGGCCCGGCCGCCACGTCGTTACAGCCCGGCGACCACGGCACCACCTTCGGCGGCTCGTGCGTCCCCGCAGCCGCCGCGCTCGAGCACCTGGCGATCCGCGACGTGCTCGACCTCGACGCCCACGTCGTCGCCGTCGGCGCGCTGCTGCGCGACGAGCTGGCCGCGATCGCGAACGACTTCCCCGCCGTGTTCGAACCGCCGCGCGGCATCGGCCTCATGCTCGGGCTGCCGGTCCGCGAACCGCACGCCGCCGGCGCCTTCGTCACCGCCGCGCTCGATCAAAACCTGTTCATCAACGCCGCCGGCCGCAACACCCTGCGCTTCGTCCCCCCGCTCATCATCACGACCGACGAAGTCCGTGACGCCATCCAGCGCCTTCGCGCGACGATCACCGCGGTTCTCTCTCGGCCGTAA
- the argH gene encoding argininosuccinate lyase, with protein sequence MSSLQWGGRFASAPDAALLAFGSSLEDDLVLAPFDVRCSLAHVTALRRVLAPDDATALRAALETVAGEIADGSFAAWATTHAFEDVHGAIDARVREHAGPAGERLHAGRSRNDQVATTLLLYARDRATQGARLALDVAALCEDRAQSALERRALLAATTHWQPAQPVLLAFWLDAAAQGFVRAAERFARVALDASRFCPLGSAALAGSSLPLDRAAAALELGFAGPSRNALDSVGDRDVALDLLHAAVRAAVAAARPSEELVLWATPAFGYVRLDDAASTGSSLMPQKRNPDPFELCRAAGARAIGVYAGALASVNGIALSYHRDLQETKAQVISGTENALAALDAFRRAFGHVHFNETVTGAHAADGYTVATDLADAVILAGATAREAHRAVGERVVRAETEGRALDLSDAHALGVPDAPLDAAASVLAKHTPGSTNPDAVATAIGQTRAAIETLAAQLETTR encoded by the coding sequence CGCCGCGTCCTCGCGCCCGACGACGCGACCGCGCTGCGCGCCGCGCTCGAGACCGTCGCCGGCGAGATCGCCGACGGCTCGTTCGCCGCCTGGGCGACGACGCACGCCTTCGAGGACGTCCACGGCGCGATCGACGCACGGGTGCGCGAGCACGCCGGGCCGGCCGGCGAACGGCTGCACGCCGGCCGCTCGCGCAACGATCAGGTCGCGACGACGCTGCTGCTCTACGCGCGCGACCGTGCGACGCAGGGCGCGCGTTTGGCGCTCGACGTCGCCGCGTTGTGCGAGGACCGCGCGCAGAGCGCGCTCGAACGGCGCGCGCTGCTCGCGGCGACGACGCACTGGCAGCCGGCGCAGCCGGTCCTGCTCGCGTTCTGGCTCGACGCGGCGGCGCAGGGTTTCGTGCGCGCGGCCGAGCGGTTCGCGCGCGTCGCGCTCGATGCGTCGCGGTTCTGCCCGCTCGGCAGCGCGGCGCTGGCCGGCAGCTCGCTGCCGCTGGACCGCGCCGCCGCGGCGCTCGAGCTGGGCTTCGCCGGCCCCAGCCGCAACGCGCTCGACAGCGTCGGCGACCGGGACGTCGCGCTCGACCTGCTGCACGCCGCGGTGCGCGCGGCCGTCGCCGCCGCGCGCCCGAGCGAAGAGCTGGTGCTGTGGGCCACGCCGGCTTTCGGGTACGTTCGGCTCGACGACGCCGCCTCGACCGGTTCGAGCTTGATGCCGCAGAAGCGCAACCCCGATCCGTTCGAGCTCTGCCGCGCGGCGGGCGCACGCGCGATCGGCGTCTACGCCGGCGCGTTGGCGTCGGTCAACGGGATCGCGCTCTCCTACCACCGCGACTTGCAGGAGACCAAGGCGCAAGTCATCAGCGGGACCGAGAACGCGTTGGCCGCGCTCGACGCGTTCCGCCGCGCGTTCGGGCACGTGCACTTCAACGAAACGGTCACCGGCGCGCATGCCGCCGACGGTTATACGGTCGCGACCGATCTGGCCGACGCGGTGATCCTGGCCGGCGCGACCGCGCGCGAGGCGCATCGCGCGGTCGGCGAACGGGTCGTGCGCGCCGAGACGGAAGGCCGCGCGCTCGACCTCAGCGACGCGCACGCGCTTGGGGTCCCCGACGCGCCGCTCGACGCGGCCGCATCCGTGCTCGCCAAGCACACACCGGGCTCGACCAACCCCGACGCGGTCGCGACCGCCATCGGTCAGACCCGCGCGGCGATCGAGACGCTGGCCGCGCAGTTGGAGACGACCCGGTGA